One region of Culex pipiens pallens isolate TS chromosome 2, TS_CPP_V2, whole genome shotgun sequence genomic DNA includes:
- the LOC120415849 gene encoding uncharacterized protein LOC120415849 produces MGRKINFEERPKKGPGRKARKQKDPVFDKNLLKGTEDDPEGKKLSHRQKVRAKKRNELKAQKQEQNKQAKEKKGKQRQQKKEKAQKRKYESDDEEEEDEGRGSPQVEPERLPMNVQKAQQKYAKLAKAKPVPQQVEEDSEEEEESDDEPEQGRKRDILASDDSEEEEEDDDDSDAEPEAKVGKLKGFMEDSDDDSGEEDEEEDDDDDEDALPIERAGKKLRKKQSEDERLAREELEEQMANKAPFEFPDENEQVTNIQDVHMRIKEVIGVLSDFSVNRDKNRSRSEYMELLQKDLCLYYSYNEFFMQLLIKLFSPNELLEFLEASEVQRPLTIRTNSLKTRRRDLAQALINRGVNLDPIGKWSKEGLVVYSSQVPLGATPEYLAGHYMIQGASSMLPVMALAPEENERILDMCAAPGGKSSHIAALMRNTGVLFANDVNKDRLQAVVGNFHRLGIQNAIVTSEDGTKYRDIMTGFDRVLLDAPCTGSGVISKDPSVKTTKTEIDIQRCYNLQRKLLLTAIDCLSANSETGGYLVYSTCSILPQENEWVIDYALRKRNVKLVPTGLDFGAEGLVNFCGQKYHPSMKLTRRFYPHTFNMDGFFVAKLQKFSDAIPKTQPDEDEEAEEEDEKESGIEDLGSDEATEQPLPKKIDKRDWYYKDIIEKRKKAREDPNHVVKVFEKPVKKEKKNKEEPKIVTPEQSPAPAKTQSSKKKKKQLEEVATPVSTPLKAQTSTKKKKVVEEVKTPQVASPPAAKSQSSMKKKKLKVDAEEVATPKASPVTPKVKSSAKKKKLKVEG; encoded by the exons ATGGGCCGCAAGATAAACTTCGAGGAGCGCCCGAAAAAGGGCCCCGGCCGGAAGGCCCGCAAGCAAAAGGATCCCGTCTTTGACAAGAACCTGCTGAAAG GCACGGAAGATGATCCCGAGGGCAAGAAGCTGTCCCACCGGCAAAAGGTGCGCGCCAAGAAGCGCAACGAGCTGAAGGCGCAGAAGCAGGAGCAGAACAAACAGGCCAAGGAGAAGAAGGGCAAACAGCGGCAGCAGAAGAAGGAGAAGGCCCAGAAGCGAAAGTATGAAAGTGACGATGAGGAGGAAGAGGATGAGGGACGTGGTTCGCCGCAGGTAGAGCCGGAGCGGTTGCCGATGAACGTGCAGAAGGCGCAGCAAAAGTATGCGAAGCTGGCGAAGGCGAAGCCGGTGCCGCAGCAGGTTGAGGAGGACagtgaggaggaggaggagagtGATGACGAGCCGGAGCAGGGACGGAAGCGGGATATTTTGGCCAGCGATGATagtgaggaggaggaggaggacgatgaCGATAGTGATGCCGAGCCGGAGGCCAAGGTTGGCAAGTTGAAGGGTTTCATGGAGGATTCGGATGACGATTCTGGGGAGGAGGATGAGGAAGaagacgatgatgatgacgaggATGCACTTCCGATTGAACGGGCGGGGAAAAAGCTTCGGAAGAAGCAGAGCGAGGACGAGCGATTGGCCCGGGAAGAGTTGGAAGAACAGATGGCCAACAAGGCACCGTTTGAATTTCCGGATGAGAACGAGCAGGTGACCAACATTCAGGACGTCCACATGCGCATCAAAGAGGTCATCGGAGTGCTTTCGGATTTCTCCGTCAATCGGGACAAGAACCGATCCCGGTCCGAGTACATGGAGCTGCTGCAGAAGGATCTCTGTCTGTACTACAGCTACAACGAGTTCTTCATGCAACTGTTGATCAAGCTGTTTTCACCGAATGAATTGCTTGAATTCCTGGAAGCTTCGGAAGTGCAGCGACCGTTGACAATCCGTACCAACAGCTTGAAAACCCGTCGGCGCGATCTGGCCCAAGCCCTGATCAATCGTGGCGTCAACCTGGACCCCATCGGAAAGTGGTCCAAGGAAGGTCTGGTCGTGTACTCTTCCCAGGTTCCGCTCGGCGCCACTCCGGAGTACCTGGCCGGTCATTACATGATCCAGGGCGCGTCCAGTATGCTCCCCGTAATGGCCCTCGCCCCAGAGGAAAACGAACGCATCCTGGACATGTGCGCTGCCCCGGGAGGTAAAAGCTCCCACATCGCCGCGTTGATGCGCAACACCGGAGTCCTGTTCGCCAACGATGTCAACAAGGACCGTCTGCAGGCCGTGGTCGGCAACTTCCACCGTCTCGGCATCCAGAACGCCATCGTCACCAGCGAGGACGGAACCAAGTACCGCGACATCATGACCGGTTTCGACCGCGTCCTGCTCGACGCCCCGTGCACCGGCTCTGGCGTCATCTCCAAGGACCCGTCCGTCAAAACCACCAAAACCGAAATCGACATCCAGCGCTGCTACAACCTCCAGCGCAAACTGCTCCTAACGGCCATCGACTGCCTCAGCGCCAACTCCGAAACCGGCGGCTACCTCGTCTACTCGACCTGCTCGATCCTCCCCCAGGAAAACGAATGGGTCATCGACTACGCCCTGCGAAAACGCAACGTCAAACTGGTCCCCACCGGACTCGACTTTGGCGCCGAAGGCCTCGTCAACTTCTGCGGCCAAAAGTACCACCCCTCGATGAAGCTGACCCGCCGCTTCTACCCGCACACCTTCAACATGGACGGATTCTTCGTCGCCAAGCTGCAAAAGTTCTCCGACGCCATTCCCAAGACCCAGCCGGACGAAGACGAGGAAGCCGAAGAAGAAGACGAAAAGGAATCCGGCATCGAAGACCTCGGCAGCGACGAAGCGACCGAACAGCCACTCCCGAAGAAGATCGACAAACGCGACTGGTACTACAAGGACATCATCGAGAAGCGGAAGAAGGCACGCGAAGATCCGAACCACGTCGTCAAGGTGTTTGAGAAACCCGTCAAgaaggaaaagaaaaacaagGAAGAGCCGAAAATCGTAACACCGGAACAGAGCCCAGCCCCAGCGAAAACGCAAAGTtccaaaaagaagaagaaacagcTTGAAGAGGTGGCAACGCCGGTCTCGACCCCCCTGAAAGCGCAGACCTCAACCAAGAAGAAGAAGGTGGTTGAGGAGGTGAAGACGCCCCAGGTCGCGAGTCCACCCGCGGCAAAGAGCCAGAGTTcgatgaagaagaagaagctgaAGGTTGATGCGGAGGAGGTGGCAACGCCGAAGGCGAGTCCCGTGACGCCCAAGGTTAAGAGTTCGGCCAAGAAGAAGAAGCTCAAGGTTGAGGGTTGA